In Silene latifolia isolate original U9 population chromosome X, ASM4854445v1, whole genome shotgun sequence, the following proteins share a genomic window:
- the LOC141618022 gene encoding uncharacterized protein LOC141618022: MGAKKRPAPQKAAASQKVAAESEPSDVQEEEVMEIDPPARAANPMKSSLYFGGVSPQVKALILSVTGYTEGSFPVKYLGIPLFSSRLTQPMFAPLLEKIRQHVSHWATHLLSYAGKIQLINSVIFGLSIFWGSSVLLPIGIVKKINKLCKDFLWGISAGMYKMTFKRWDSFCLPRAEGGVDIKEVLSWNKTQMLSWIHKLVTHTDTIWAKWVEAYILKGRPAGSKARGTMQAHQFLLRPDFKKLFYDMIRPRGPSFLHHKTIWDSSCYPKHKITGMLAVQHRLPTIDNLCSRGVVLVNRCALCESSLESIPHLFFACPFSAVVWQTTALWFKALADVRLSHTLTWFRLHNRGHGLAKKQRRCALLCAIYLLWQERNKRIFNGAKSAPATLIRRIKLLVLLRTV, from the exons GCTAACCCCATGAAATCTAGCCTTTATTTTGGAGGTGTTTCCCCTCAAGTTAAGGCTCTTATCCTCTCTGTTACTGGTTATACTGAAGGCTCCTTCCCTGTTAAATACCTTGGTATCCCCTTATTCAGCTCAAGGCTTACCCAGCCTATGTTTGCTCCTTTACTGGAAAAGATACGACAACATGTCAGTCATTGGGCTACCCATTTGCTTAGTTATGCTGGTAAAATTCAACTTATTAATTCTGTTATCTTTGGTTTGAGTATTTTTTGGGGATCTAGTGTTCTCTTGCCTATTGGGATTGTTAAGAAAATCAACAAACTTTGCAAAGACTTTCTTTGGGGTATTTCAGCTGGAATGTACAAGATGACCTTTAAGCGGTGGGATAGCTTTTGTTTGCCTCGGGCTGAAGGAGGGGTAGACATCAAAGAGGTGCTCAGTTGGAACAAAACCCAAATGCTTTCATGGATTCACAAGTTGGTCACTCATACTGATACTATCTGGGCCAAATGGGTGGAGGCTTACATTCTCAAAGGT AGACCTGCTGGTTCAAAAGCTAGGGGGACTATGCAGGCTCACCAATTCCTTCTTAGGCCTGATTTCAAGAAGCTCTTTTATGACATGATCAGACCTCGGGGGCCCTCTTTTCTGCATCATAAAACTATATGGGATTCTTCCTGCTATCCTAAGCATAAGATCACTGGCATGCTGGCAGTCCAGCATAGGTTGCCTACCATCGACAATCTATGCAGTAGAGGTGTGGTTCTGGTTAACAGGTGTGCTCTTTGTGAGAGTAGCCTGGAATCCATTCCCCACTTATTTTTTGCTTGTCCTTTTTCTGCGGTTGTTTGGCAAACTACTGCCCTATGGTTTAAAGCTTTGGCTGATGTTAGGCTGTCACATACTCTCACTTGGTTTAGGCTCCATAATAGAGGGCATGGGCTGGCTAAGAAGCAGCGTCGTTGTGCTCTTTTATGTGCCATCTATCTCCTTTGGCAGGAACGGAACAAACGTATCTTCAATGGTGCCAAGTCTGCTCCTGCTACTCTTATTCGGAGGATTAAGCTATTagttctccttaggactgtctgA